The Brachyhypopomus gauderio isolate BG-103 chromosome 2, BGAUD_0.2, whole genome shotgun sequence genome contains a region encoding:
- the prr12b gene encoding proline-rich protein 12 → MDRNYPGTGFGDLGAGTGWSYERSAKASLVYGSSRSSHPDSELLHRQAYATPHPLQGYATNHHPGSSGQGGAWGAAGRSLGLSGLFDAGLHHASPSGPDASVMNLISALESRGPQPPPSASSLLSQFRTPSWQTAMHTPAPAELFISSALPGSGSFPTSSALSAYQHPASFSGRSFPGVTPSLSLQDTPTFSPTSNGLLSPHDPLLHIKTPSQSSLGFDRLLSSQSAAAAYRGAQEPSAAPPPPPQAPTSSSARHLPPPQFNLLSSQLQDQTSQLYNASVFSSAPAPPQPPTPQERAIPRQDSVIKHYQRPSPAQSQLSSSTPHPLQHYLSCGASGYQQISHHRHGGVNCSPLGDQSPSSEPKPSPRSEQVYRPIIQPPYSSSSTSSTASGSGIGKAGKSSSSSSGYSSSGSSSSRTPHTPPSASSTSSSSSASSNPSASSSASSAPSRQQPPPQPTPQPPPPPPPPPPVSSSAVQQPPPKPCLSTYGSPVAPVKPATGLPGQTPPQQHSQSYSPNQPPPSHLSQPYGGFSSPQAQDLSSGPGGSGKGFGGLGATGRSFSAEVVYGSESGYGSLPPSLGGAGSPSMGYGGTGHSPALIGSGGGTSSTSSGTGSGGGSSGGAGAGSNSVASGGGGASYHLPDSSPSPSSNSGIIRPGLHSPAPTCPAQSPGGAGGNKYLSSVLSPAFLSSPQGYSDARAPPPQTQPYHPAPKSKSESDILGIERSQEEDEEDDDDFLIQHLLHSQSPAPHPSQHHSQQQTTQVTSQQQQAPQPQSVPQSREGAKGMSAYELNKVSEERYHLQSVIRTNNATNNVAPGAANTAGSGTGPEGQLEMSLKKQQQQAKTDRPVSGAGANGGRGGMDTLPHPHPHAPHTHPHDSLGSVVHYGRGDPYAHQTHQHHHSSHSSHSQHSQHTQHSHPHSLSHSHMELKKAPDPSEIPYLRKTPDLQQRQSQNSLSHMDSPPDQTQQPQQAHLLQSVLSHTTRNKMDTQQPPQPQQHPMSQQALMGPAGGLGTGSGGGVETQPQASQLQLQLQSQAMEAHYGRETQRNQSQSNQNSVSQLDMLERSLSRTNSREGAGPTERIVGGDGSGSEHHRPQQQQQLQQQQQMQQHRIPQHHQSHLPQQTPSELHDFLTEPNLSMSTPSHLHHMASHHAHPHSHHQPHPHHQHTHQHSHHMQTNSGPLPTQAPPRDPEPQIPQPQLDQLKEHQFDTETPVGKPTTNQGQSQQQQQQQRFVPLTSICFPDSLLQDEDRSFFPGMEDMFCSEDYKSSCAGGGGAGQGDQDIVSEGRVNVQDGIESVKAGGGAGGYDMMGHHGDQGYGQYCHSLSESGNGTMHLDLDSLKAHELPSTVNTEQLGLIQSQGPGIGMGGAGSGIDGTGNKMMGASGVGSGPGTGGLSSPIFCSSRPKKLLKTSSFHLLKQRRDPNSQPQAKKTYAQEYEFEDDEDKADVPADIRLNSRRLPDLLPDLVSSCRKSGGSSGVGGLSPLMGDLDFCHPSGYPSLGPPPQLLPHDGPKKRGRKPTKPKREGPPRPRGRPRIRPLPEPPYCRGLMGHTGESRRGRGRGRGRGRKEDLMLEMHRDMNKGQNYHQQPHQQAPHLHHQHLQQQHQQPHLQQHLHHHPQAQQHLQPQQQHMHQQQHLHPQHHQHLHQQQQHHQQQPQHQQHQQQLQPQQQYQEPIKPIKIKLPLPSMPSSESLLRTDSLSSTDPVLSDGSVGSAPSLGLSPGPTSALDMNRSDMNRVQDKIKQKDQEMSWERDMDEDLTPETWATMQKLSSSTEEKPSELKSGFITSFLDFLKTEKKQPGPETPSGPLPLDGSSPTDDHSVKGGIRPLSPPPPPPPPPPPPPFGESEGDGGLALSNCPSPCKRLDEELKRNLETLPSFSSDEEDSVSKNQDLQKSISSAISALYDTPHSLAAVPPPPTPSPPTPQAPPLDTPPPPPHSESLLHSHSDPEIDARLSPQDLDSATQMDPPEDPNIAHPEEEDTTSVQDQRVEELPEVEQERSQQGEDEEDEVEEDRGEAESTEPRRGEETEQDEEVEEVQFGTPCIPKVDDSSSEPPAPAPPSPPSLSPSPPTSSSPSPLPPPPLSLPSPLPTQEESPSPSPPPPQQSELAPQLHSSLPPSPSPPTLPSPSTPPPTLPPSATPPPSSSPPPPAELPQPSPPSPPTPEDAPRPQITSLHLAKKQDNAAIAGESEEEDSESGGEGIFRERDEFVVRTEDIGTLKLALQTGREPPPIWRVQKALLQKFAPEIKDGQRQFCATSNYLGYFGDAKMRYQRLYVKFLENVNKKDYVRVCSRKPWHRTAITLRRQSLPKPPPPVRSQTPPRVEREDRERERQREKEQRELREREKERERKEREKEIEQREKEKREKEKERERQKEREKEDREKEREKQREERAKEREKQKEKEREKQQEREKEKEREKQREREREKEKQKERDKEKQRDREREEKEREKEKEKEKEKKLQERQNQEKTERRGGAERARAKEEKKGPMGGEKRPDRTRSRPVKVKAEPPPKKRKKWLKEVPSSESDSSPDAASEDEGSVRSRINSRAMREMFRSYVEMLVSTALDPDMIQALEDTNDELYLPPMRKIDSILNEQKRRLLRRVNMSSQHQEALHVYPQMMADALETGTVRVHLGGEAYNRKTLNRVKRSIPKQQDLKLSTETCRIYSLYHSLHHYKYHTFLHCKKETDSIEQAAEDPGQEEVVQQCMANQGWLETLFNSFIELLTLSNKA, encoded by the exons atggatagaaaTTATCCTGGCACAGGATTCGGTGATTTGGGCGCTGGAACGGGATGGAGTTACGAGAGATCAGCGAAAGCAAG TCTGGTGTACGGGAGCTCCAGATCCTCCCATCCAgattcagaactactccatcgCCAAGCCTatgccacaccacaccccctgcaGGGCTATGCAACCAATCACCACCCAGGCAGCTCTGGACAGGGCGGGGCATGGGGTGCAGCAGGCCGGAGCTTAG GGCTTTCAGGTTTATTTGATGCTGGCTTACACCATGCTAGCCCGTCTGGACCTGATGCATCTGTCATGAACCTGATCTCTGCTCTGGAATCCCGAGGTCCACAACCTCCTCCTTCTGCCTCTTCCCTCCTCTCACAGTTCCGCACCCCCTCCTGGCAGACTG CAATGCATACCCCAGCCCCCGCTGAGCTTTTTATATCCAGTGCATTGCCTGGGTCTGGCTCCTTCCCTACATCTTCTGCCCTATCAGCATATCAGCACCCTGCCTCCTTCTCTGGGCGCTCCTTCCCTGGAGTTACCCCATCACTGTCTCTTCAGGACACGCCCACCTTCAGCCCCACCTCCAATGGCCTCCTGTCACCCCACGATCCCTTGCTGCACATAAAAACACCCTCCCAGTCCAGTCTGGGTTTTGACCGTCTTCTTTCTTCACAGAGCGCAGCAGCAGCATACAGAGGAGCCCAGGAGCCCTCAgctgctcctccacctccacctcaagcACCCACATCCTCCTCTGCCCGCCACTTACCTCCACCTCAATTTAACCTGCTCTCTTCTCAGCTGCAAGACCAGACCTCACAGCTGTATAATGCCTCTGTATTTTCGTCAGCTCCTGCTCCGCCACAGCCCCCTACCCCCCAGGAAAGAGCCATTCCCAGGCAAGACAGTGTGATTAAGCACTACCAGAGACCATCCCCTGCACAGTCCCAGTTGTCCTCTTCCACCCCACATCCCCTGCAGCATTATCTCAGCTGTGGAGCTTCAGGGTACCAGCAGATCTCTCACCATCGGCATGGAGGAGTGAACTGTAGCCCTCTGGGTGACCAGAGCCCATCGTCTGAGCCCAAACCCTCACCCCGATCAGAGCAAGTGTACCGCCCAATAATACAGCCTCCATACAGCTCCTCCTCAACATCATCAACAGCCTCTGGAAGTGGTATTGGCAAAGCGGGGAAGAGTTCCAGTTCAAGCAGTGGCTACTCCTCGTCTGGATCATCCTCATCTAGGACGCCCCACACGCCTCCTTCAGCCTCCTCaacttcttcctcctcctctgcttcCTCTAACCCCAGTGCTTCATCTAGCGCCTCATCTGCTCCTTCAAGACAGCAGCCACCACCTCAGCCTACACcccaaccccctcccccacctcctccacctcctcctgtgTCATCCTCTGCAGTACAGCAGCCTCCTCCTAAACCCTGCCTTTCTACATATGGCTCTCCCGTGGCTCCTGTTAAGCCTGCCACTGGCCTCCCTGGCCAAACCCCACCACAGCAACATTCTCAATCATATTCTCCAAATCAGCCACCTCCCTCCCATTTGTCCCAGCCTTATGGTGGATTTAGTTCCCCACAGGCCCAGGATCTGAGCTCTGGTCCTGGGGGATCAGGAAAAGGGTTTGGGGGTCTAGGAGCAACAGGACGTTCATTTTCAGCTGAGGTAGTATATGGTTCTGAATCAGGATATGGTTCTTTACCACCCTCTCTTGGAGGAGCAGGAAGTCCCTCTATGGGCTATGGTGGAACAGGACATTCACCTGCCCTAATTGGGTCTGGAGGGGGTACAAGTTCGACAAGTAGTGGTACTGGTTCAGGAGGGGGTAGTTCAGGAGGTGCAGGTGCTGGCAGCAACAGTGTTGcaagtggtggaggtggagcatcaTACCACCTCCCAGATTCCAGCCCTTCACCTTCAAGTAATTCTGGTATCATCCGTCCAGGACTACACTCGCCTGCCCCAACTTGTCCGGCACAATctccaggaggagctggaggaaatAAGTACCTCTCATCAGTTCTCTCACCTGCTTTTTTATCATCTCCCCAAGGTTACTCAGATGCACGAGCaccaccccctcaaacacagccTTATCATCCAGCACCCAAGTCCAAGTCAGAGTCTGATATCCTTGGCATTGAACGATCccaagaggaagatgaagaagatgatgatgattttCTAATTCAGCACCTATTGCACTCACAGAGTCCAGCACCCCATCCATCTCAGCACCACTCCCAGCAACAAACAACACAGGTGACTTCTCAGCAACAACAGGCTCCACAACCCCAATCAGTACCCCAAAGTAGGGAAGGAGCAAAGGGAATGTCTGCCTATGAACTGAACAAGGTATCTGAGGAACGATACCACTTGCAGAGTGTCATTCGCACCAATAATGCCACCAATAACGTGGCTCCAGGTGCTGCAAACACTGCTGGATCCGGAACTGGTCCAGAGGGTCAGCTGGAAATGTCTCTCAAGAAGCAGCAACAGCAAGCAAAAACAGACAGGCCAGTATCTGGAGCTGGTGCAAATGGAGGACGAGGGGGGATGGACAcgctccctcaccctcaccctcatgCTCCTCACACGCACCCACATGACTCCCTCGGGTCAGTGGTCCACTATGGAAGAGGAGACCCTTATGCCCATCAGACACACCAGCATCATCACTCTTCGCActcctcacactcacagcactcccaacacacacagcactctcaCCCTCATTCCTTATCTCATTCCCACATGGAGCTCAAGAAAGCTCCAGATCCATCAGAGATACCCTACCTGCGAAAGACTCCAGACCTACAGCAGCGGCAGTCACAGAATTCACTTTCCCATATGGATTCACCACCTGACCAGACTCAACAACCACAGCAAGCTCACCTTCTCCAGTCTGTGCTTTCTCACACCACACGTAACAAGATGGACACTCAACAGCCCCCCCAACCACAACAACATCCGATGAGCCAACAGGCTTTAATGGGACCAGCTGGCGGTCTTGGGACTGGTAGTGGCGGAGGAGTGGAGACTCAGCCACAGGCCTCTCAACTTCAGCTTCAGCTTCAGTCTCAGGCTATGGAGGCCCACTATGGCCGTGAAACACAGCGAAACCAAAGCCAGTCAAATCAGAATTCAGTCTCACAGCTAGACATGCTTGAACGGTCACTCTCAAGGACAAATAGTCGTGAGGGTGCAGGACCCACTGAGAGAATAGTTGGAGGAGATGGGAGTGGCAGTGAGCATCATAGACCACAGCAGCAACAACAGCTGCAGCAGCAACAACAGATGCAGCAGCATAGGattccccaacaccaccagtcCCACCTTCCTCAACAAACACCTTCAGAGCTTCATGATTTTTTGACTGAGCCAAATTTGAGCATGTCAACACCATCTCATCTGCACCACATGGCCTCTCACCATGCACACCCTCATTCCCACCaccagccacacccacaccaccaacacacacaccagcactctCACCACATGCAGACTAATTCTGGACCTCTACCAACCCAGGCCCCTCCCAGGGATCCCGAACCCCAGATTCCTCAGCCACAGCTGGATCAACTCAAAGAGCACCAGTTTGACACCGAAACACCTGTAGGGAAACCAACAACGAACCAGGGACAGAGCCAgcaacaacagcagcagcagaggTTTGTGCCTCTGACTTCCATCTGTTTCCCTGACTCTCTTCTACAAGACGAAGATCGATCCTTTTTCCCAGGAATGGAAGACATGTTCTGTTCTGAGGACTACAAGTCAAGCTgtgcaggaggaggtggtgcaGGGCAAGGAGATCAGGACATTGTATCTGAAGGACGTGTAAATGTTCAAGATGGAATAGAATCAGTTAAggcaggtggaggggcaggtGGATATGATATGATGGGTCACCATGGGGACCAGGGGTATGGGCAGTACTGTCACAGTCTTTCTGAGTCTGGAAATGGCACTATGCATCTAGATTTGGACTCCCTGAAAGCCCATGAACTTCCTTCCACTGTGAACACTGAACAGTTGGGCCTGATTCAGTCTCAAGGTCCAGGAATTGGAATGGGAGGGGCAGGTTCAGGCATAGATGGAACAGGTAACAAAATGATGGGGGCGTCTGGTGTAGGAAGTGGACCTGGAACAGGTGGGTTGTCCTCACCCATCTTCTGTTCCTCAAGACCCAAAAAGCTGCTAAAGACTAGCTCCTTCCATCTTCTGAAACAGCGGCGAGACCCAAATTCCCAACCACAGGCTAAGAAAACCTATGCCCAGGAGTATGAATTTGAGGACGACGAGGATAAAGCAGATGTTCCTGCTGACATTAGACTAAACAGCAGGCGACTCCCTGATTTGCTTCCTGACCTGGTGTCTAGTTGCCGAAAGTCTGGTGGCAGTTCAGGGGTTGGTGGTCTGAGTCCTCTAATGGGTGACTTGGATTTTTGCCACCCCTCAGGGTACCCTTCTCTCGGACCTCCTCCACAGTTGCTTCCACATGATGGGCCAAAGAAGAGGGGCAGGAAGCCTACCAAACCTAAACGAGAGGGCCCTCCAAGACCTAGGGGAAGACCTCGTATTCGTCCACTACCGGAACCTCCTTATTGCCGAGGCCTCATGGGGCATACTGGGGAGAGCCGTCGAGGCCGTGGTCGTGGAAGAGGTCGTGGAAGGAAAGAGGATCTCATGTTGGAGATGCATAGAGACATGAACAAAGGACAGAATTACCATCAACAACCTCATCAACAGGCACCtcatctccatcaccaacaccttCAGCAGCAACATCAACAACCGCACTTACAGCAACATCTGCATCACCATCCACAAGCGCAGCAGCATCTTCAGCCACAGCAGCAACACATGCACCAACAGCAACACCTCCATCCACAGCACCATCAACATCTacatcaacagcaacaacacCATCAACAGCAGCCACAGCACCAACAACATCAGCAGCAACTTCAGCCTCAGCAACAGTACCAGGAACCTATCAAGCCAATCAAG ATCAAGCTCCCTCTTCCCTCCATGCCTTCATCTGAGTCTCTCTTGAGGACAGACTCCTTGTCAAGCACAGACCCAGTTCTGTCTGATGGCTCGGTGGGATCTGCTCCATCTCTAGGCCTGAGCCCTGGACCAACGTCTGCACTAGACATGAACAGAAGCGACATGAACCGCGTTCAGGACAAGATTAAACAGAAGGATCAAGAG ATGTCCTGGGAGAGAGATATGGATGAAGATCTGACCCCTGAGACCTGGGCTACCATGCAGAAACTGTCCAGCTCA ACCGAAGAGAAGCCCTCTGAGCTTAAGTCTGGCTTCATAACTTCCTTTCTGGACTTCCTGAAGACAGAGAAGAAGCAGCCTGGCCCTGAAACGCCGTCTGGTCCGCTTCCCCTGGACGGCTCCTCCCCCACGGATGACCACTCGGTGAAGGGTGGGATCCGCCCCTTGTCTccgcctccacctcctccaccaccaccccctcctccacctttcgGGGAGAGTGAAGGCGATGGAGGACTGGCCCTGAGCAACTGCCCGTCGCCATGCAAGCGACTGGATGAGGAACTAAAGAGGAACCTCGAGACTTTACCGTCATTTTCCTCTGACGAGGAAGACTCTGTGAGCAAGAATCAAGACCTACAGAAGAGCATCTCCTCAGCCATCTCTGCCCTATACGACACTCCCCACAGCCTGGCTGCGGTCCCGCCTCCTCCCACACCATCCCCACCCACTccacaggccccacccctagacacacccccaccacctcctcaTTCAGAGTCCCTCCTGCACTCTCACAGCGATCCTGAGATAGATGCACGGCTGTCCCCTCAGGATCTGGATTCAGCCACACAAATGGACCCGCCAGAAGATCCAAACATAGCTCACCCTGAGGAAGAAGACACAACGTCAGTGCAAGATCAAAGGGTGGAGGAGCTCCCAGAGGTGGAGCAGGAGAGATCACAGCAAGGGGAAGACGAAGAggatgaggtggaggaggacagaggagaaGCAGAGAGCACAGAGCCAAGGCGAGGAGAGGAGACGGAGCaggatgaggaggtggaggaggtgcagtTTGGTACGCCATGCATTCCCAAAGTCGATG ATTCTTCATCTGAGCCTCCtgcacctgcaccaccctctcctccatccctctccccctctccaccaacctcctcctctccatcccctctgcccccacctccactctctctcccctcccctctccccacacaGGAGGAGAGCCCATCTccatcaccacccccaccacagcaGTCTGAGCTTGCACCTCAGCTCCATAGCTCCCTCCCCCCTAGCCCgtctcctcccactcttccctctccatccactcctccacccacactacccccctctgccacacctccaccttcttcttcccctccaccccctgCTGAGCTGCCGCAGCCCTCCCCACCCTCTCCCCCAACCCCGGAGGACGCCCCCAGGCCACAGATCACCTCCCTGCACCTGGCCAAGAAGCAGGACAATGCCGCCATCGCTGGagagagcgaggaggaggacAGTGAAAGTGGTGGCGAGGGCAtcttcagagagagagatgagtttGTTGTTCGCACTGAAGATATCGGTACCCTCAAG CTGGCTctacagacaggcagagagccTCCCCCTATTTGGAGGGTGCAGAAAGCTCTACTGCAGAAGTTTGCCCCTGAGATCAAGGATGGCCAACGACAGTTCTGTGCTACCAGCAAC TATCTGGGCTACTTTGGGGATGCGAAGATGCGTTACCAGCGGCTGTATGTGAAGTTCCTGGAGAACGTGAACAAGAAGGATTATGTGAGGGTGTGCTCTCGCAAGCCTTGGCACAGAACTGCCATCACTCTCAG GCGCCAGTCACTGCCTAAGCCGCCACCCCCTGTCCGAAGCCAAACTCCGCCCCGCGTGGAACGAGAggacagggaaagagagagacagcgtgagaaagagcagcgagaactgagagagagggagaaggagagagaaagaaaggagagggagaaagagatagagcagagggagaaggagaagagagaaaaggaaaaggagcgagagagacaaaaggagagagagaaggaggacagagagaaagagagagagaagcaaagagaggagagagcaaaagaaagggagaaacagaaagagaaggagagagaaaaacaacaagaaagagagaaggagaaggagcgaGAGAAACAAagggagagggagcgagagaaggaaaaacagaaagagagagataaggagaagcagagagacagagagagagaggaaaaagaacgggagaaagagaaggagaaagaaaaggaaaagaagcTCCAAGAGAGGCAAAATCaggaaaagacagagagaagaggaggcgCCGAGCGAGCCAGGGCaaaagaagagaagaaaggacCAATGGGAGGTGAGAAGAGACCAGATAGGACGAGGAGCAGGCCTGTCAAAGTTAAGGCAGAACCTCCTCCCAAAAAGAGGAAGAAGTGGCTGAAGGAAGTGCCTTCCTCTGAATCGGACTCCTCCCCAGATGCTGCCAGCGAAGATGAag GGTCCGTGCGTAGTAGGATAAACAGTCGTGCAATGCGGGAAATGTTTCGTAGTTATGTGGAGATGCTGGTGAGCACAGCTCTGGACCCAGACATGATCCAGGCACTGGAGGACACCAATG ATGAGCTTTATCTCCCACCCATGCGGAAGATTGACAGCATTCTCAACGAACAAAAACGGAGATTGCTAAGGAGGGTCAACATGAGCTCCCAGCACCAG GAAGCCCTGCACGTTTACCCGCAGATGATGGCTGACGCCCTGGAGACTGGCACTGTGCGAGTGCACCTTGGTGGCGAGGCCTATAACCGCAAAACCCTTAACCGGGTGAAAAGGAGCATTCCCAAGCAACAG GACTTGAAGCTCTCAACGGAGACGTGTCGGATCTACAGTCTCTATCACTCGCTCCATCATTATAAATATCACACCTTCCTGCATTGCAAGAAAGAG acgGATAGCATAGAGCAAGCAGCAGAGGACCCAGGGCAGGAGGAGGTGGTACAGCAGTGTATGGCTAACCAGGGCTGGCTGGAGACCCTTTTCAACTCCTTCATCGAGCTGCTGACCCTGAGCAACAAAGCTtag